A region of Clostridium acetobutylicum ATCC 824 DNA encodes the following proteins:
- a CDS encoding carbohydrate ABC transporter permease: MIKKIKISGIYGLNIILGLITIVPLIYALCVSLMPQDQIFSFPPRFIPKGIYLGNYKEVLRSVPIIKFIVNSFIVSLGVTVFQIITSSMAAFAFSFLDFKGKKILFIAVLATLMIPAETTLISNYLTVGSLGWLDSYKALIVPYMCSAMGIFMMRQYYLTIPKELYEAAKIDGCGSFGFFTKILMPVSRPVIASFGIYSFLVSWNQYLWPLLVTSKESSRTVQIGISMLQFSENQSFGLIMAGIVIVLLPSIVIFIIGQKQLVDGMTSGAVKG, translated from the coding sequence ATGATAAAAAAGATTAAAATATCAGGAATTTATGGATTAAATATAATATTAGGGCTTATTACAATTGTTCCACTTATTTATGCTCTTTGCGTTAGTTTAATGCCTCAAGATCAGATATTTTCTTTTCCACCAAGATTTATTCCTAAAGGTATTTATTTAGGAAACTATAAAGAAGTACTTAGAAGTGTTCCAATAATAAAGTTTATAGTTAATAGTTTTATTGTTTCACTTGGGGTAACTGTATTTCAAATAATAACTTCTAGTATGGCAGCTTTTGCATTTTCATTTTTAGACTTTAAAGGGAAAAAAATATTATTCATAGCCGTACTTGCAACGCTTATGATACCAGCAGAAACTACATTGATATCTAATTATCTTACAGTAGGTTCATTAGGATGGCTTGATAGCTATAAGGCTTTAATAGTTCCATATATGTGTTCAGCTATGGGTATATTTATGATGAGACAGTATTACTTGACGATTCCAAAAGAATTGTATGAAGCTGCTAAAATAGATGGATGTGGAAGCTTCGGTTTTTTTACTAAGATACTTATGCCTGTATCAAGGCCAGTAATTGCATCTTTTGGCATATACTCTTTTTTAGTAAGCTGGAATCAATATTTATGGCCACTTTTAGTTACTAGTAAGGAGAGTTCAAGAACCGTCCAAATAGGAATAAGTATGCTTCAGTTTTCTGAGAACCAATCCTTTGGACTTATTATGGCTGGAATTGTAATAGTTCTATTGCCGTCAATTGTTATATTTATAATTGGTCAAAAACAGTTAGTTGATGGAATGACTTCTGGCGCTGTAAAAGGCTAA
- a CDS encoding sucrose-6-phosphate hydrolase, translated as MNSLEFIKKVSYIEEKYRDKVEKDYYRQNYHLMPKVGFMNDPNGLIEINGEYHVFYQYNPFYPDEKHVCWGHFRSKDLITWECLPVALSPLEWYDSHGCYSGSAVNKGGKLVLMYTGNVKDSKGERETYQCLAESSDGVEFKKPYINPVIKNQHEGYTRHFRDPKVWKHNDKWYMVLGAQREEEKGSTVLYCSDDLQNWSIVHEILGSNLSKFDFLGYMWECPNLFTLDNKDVLLFCPQGVDKQGDLYNNIYQCGYVLGSLNYETGEFSCGDFLELDRGFEFYAPQVMKTSDGRTLLLGWMGLPDREVSPTIDNRWLHCLTIIRELKMKDNKVVQKPLRELKRLRKGKVEYKNKIIKDTETKLDGINGDSFELKCKFEFDKVNQFGIKMRYNSHKDEEILMFYDAINEKIVFDRSKDGFHKEADAERKCFIKNNGKVKMHIFMDKSSVEIFINDGEETFTSRIYPSKDSKDIVFYSKGGEVRLSVDHWQI; from the coding sequence ATGAATAGCTTGGAATTTATAAAGAAGGTAAGTTACATTGAAGAAAAATATAGGGATAAAGTAGAGAAGGATTATTACAGACAAAATTATCATCTTATGCCTAAGGTGGGTTTTATGAACGATCCTAACGGATTAATAGAGATAAATGGTGAGTATCATGTGTTTTATCAGTATAATCCTTTTTATCCAGATGAAAAACATGTTTGTTGGGGGCACTTTAGAAGCAAGGATTTAATTACATGGGAGTGTTTGCCGGTAGCTTTAAGCCCTCTAGAATGGTATGACAGTCATGGTTGCTACTCAGGGAGTGCTGTGAATAAGGGTGGAAAGCTTGTTTTAATGTATACTGGAAATGTAAAAGATAGTAAGGGGGAAAGGGAAACCTACCAGTGTCTTGCAGAAAGCAGCGATGGTGTTGAGTTTAAGAAGCCTTATATCAATCCAGTAATAAAAAATCAGCATGAAGGCTATACTAGGCATTTTAGAGATCCAAAGGTTTGGAAACATAATGATAAATGGTATATGGTGCTAGGGGCTCAAAGAGAAGAAGAAAAAGGAAGTACTGTTTTATACTGCTCTGATGATTTACAAAATTGGAGTATAGTTCATGAAATATTGGGCTCTAATTTAAGTAAATTTGATTTTCTAGGGTATATGTGGGAATGCCCTAATTTATTTACTTTAGATAATAAGGATGTTTTATTATTTTGTCCACAGGGAGTGGATAAACAAGGGGATTTATATAATAATATATATCAATGTGGATACGTTTTAGGAAGTCTTAATTATGAGACAGGAGAGTTTTCTTGTGGTGATTTTTTAGAATTAGATCGTGGTTTCGAATTTTATGCACCTCAAGTGATGAAGACTAGTGATGGAAGAACACTTCTTTTAGGTTGGATGGGGTTGCCTGACAGAGAAGTTAGTCCAACAATTGATAATAGATGGCTTCATTGTTTGACTATTATAAGAGAGCTTAAAATGAAAGACAACAAAGTAGTGCAAAAACCTTTAAGAGAGCTAAAAAGGCTAAGAAAAGGAAAGGTTGAGTACAAGAATAAAATAATAAAGGATACTGAAACAAAACTAGATGGTATAAATGGAGATAGTTTTGAACTCAAATGCAAATTTGAATTTGATAAGGTTAATCAATTTGGAATAAAAATGAGGTATAATAGTCATAAAGATGAAGAAATTTTGATGTTTTATGATGCTATAAATGAAAAAATAGTTTTTGATAGAAGCAAGGATGGATTTCATAAAGAAGCTGATGCAGAAAGAAAATGCTTTATAAAAAATAATGGCAAAGTAAAAATGCACATATTTATGGACAAATCTTCTGTTGAAATATTTATAAATGATGGTGAAGAGACTTTTACTTCAAGAATATATCCAAGTAAAGATAGCAAAGATATTGTATTTTATTCAAAGGGTGGAGAAGTTAGACTTAGTGTAGATCACTGGCAAATATAA
- the licT gene encoding BglG family transcription antiterminator LicT encodes MVIKKILNNSAVTTIDDATRIEKVIMGKGIAFQKKPGDILNEEKIEKIFSIENQNENLKFQSLISEIPIEHIKVSENIISYAKRKLDVKFDEHIYISLTDHLSFAFRRYSKGIKIKNNMLWDIKRIYKKEYNIGMWAVEYIKGELGIKMDEDEAGFIALHIIDASLNESMDNTINITEIIDGILNIIKYFFSIEFNEDDMSYDRLLTHLKYFAQRVVSRKNAIDEEEKSFLEIVKTNYKEAYRCVGKIKSFIEKNYDYEVKGGEIVYLTLHVQRVISSLRDK; translated from the coding sequence ATGGTTATAAAAAAAATACTAAATAATAGTGCAGTTACGACAATAGATGATGCTACAAGAATTGAAAAAGTCATTATGGGAAAAGGAATCGCTTTTCAAAAGAAACCAGGAGATATACTAAACGAAGAAAAAATAGAAAAAATCTTCTCCATAGAAAACCAAAATGAAAATTTAAAGTTTCAAAGCCTTATTAGCGAAATACCAATAGAGCACATTAAAGTATCAGAAAACATCATAAGTTATGCAAAAAGAAAGCTTGATGTAAAATTTGACGAGCATATATATATATCACTTACAGACCATCTATCTTTTGCATTTAGGAGATATAGTAAGGGTATAAAAATAAAGAATAATATGTTATGGGACATAAAGAGAATTTATAAAAAAGAGTATAACATAGGTATGTGGGCTGTTGAGTATATAAAAGGTGAGCTTGGCATAAAAATGGACGAAGATGAGGCTGGTTTTATAGCACTTCACATAATAGATGCTTCACTAAATGAATCGATGGATAATACTATCAATATAACTGAGATAATAGATGGCATTTTGAACATAATAAAGTATTTCTTTTCTATAGAATTTAATGAAGATGATATGTCTTATGATAGGTTATTAACTCATTTGAAGTATTTTGCCCAAAGAGTTGTTTCTAGAAAAAATGCAATAGATGAAGAAGAAAAGAGTTTTCTTGAAATTGTAAAAACAAATTATAAAGAAGCATATAGATGTGTAGGTAAAATTAAAAGTTTTATAGAGAAAAACTATGATTACGAGGTTAAGGGAGGAGAGATCGTTTATCTTACCCTTCATGTACAAAGAGTTATATCAAGTTTAAGAGATAAGTAA
- a CDS encoding sucrose-specific PTS transporter subunit IIBC, giving the protein MDYNKTAKDILKLLGGEKNVMSAAHCATRLRLVLKNEKEARTKEIEKLDGVKGVFSSSGQYQIIIGQGSVNKVYKAFVEGTGISESSLSDTKKAAMKNMNLFERFARMLSNIFVPIIPAIVASGLLMGLLGMLDAFHLVNSKSGLYVILNMFSNAAFQFLPMIIAFSAAREFKTNPYLAAALGAIMIHPDLQNAWTLGEGIKHTINIFGLNIGMVGYQGTVLPILISVWVMSYIEKGLRKIVPEALDILLTPFLTLMITGFFAMVVIGPGGRFVGDEISLGLQTLYNTTGFFSGVLFGGLYSLIVITGIHHSFHAIEAGLLANPAIHKNFLLPIWSMANVAQGGAALAVYFKTRDKKMKSIAAPASFSCLLGITEPAIFGVNLRYTKPFIAGALGGAIGGGYIVFTKVAMTAVGVTGIPGIAIVKQGSFLNYIIAMILAFGGAFIIAMVLGIKEEITEEDLNKETVNKDIKVEEVESVVSPVNGKVVLLKNVPDKTFAEGLIGDGIGVDPEDGEVVSPIDGTVVHVFETKHAIAMKSKNGVEMLIHIGIDTVKMEGNGFKSFINDGEEVKKGDKLIQFDLDLVKEKAVSPIVLTIVTNHEDMGFVNSEKIDGKQLRQKDEILKIGIK; this is encoded by the coding sequence ATGGATTATAACAAAACAGCAAAAGATATACTAAAGCTTTTGGGTGGAGAAAAAAATGTTATGAGTGCAGCTCATTGTGCTACAAGACTTAGACTTGTATTAAAAAATGAAAAAGAAGCTAGGACTAAGGAAATAGAAAAGCTAGATGGGGTTAAGGGAGTATTTTCTAGTTCAGGTCAATATCAAATAATAATAGGTCAAGGAAGCGTTAATAAGGTATACAAAGCTTTTGTTGAAGGTACAGGTATATCAGAGTCAAGTTTAAGCGATACAAAAAAAGCAGCTATGAAAAACATGAATTTATTTGAGAGATTTGCCAGAATGCTTTCAAACATATTTGTACCAATTATACCAGCTATAGTTGCAAGTGGTCTTTTAATGGGTTTACTTGGAATGCTAGATGCTTTTCATTTAGTAAATTCTAAAAGTGGTTTGTATGTTATTTTAAATATGTTTTCAAATGCAGCGTTTCAATTTTTACCGATGATAATTGCATTTAGTGCGGCAAGAGAATTTAAAACAAACCCATATTTAGCTGCAGCACTAGGTGCTATAATGATACATCCAGATCTTCAAAATGCTTGGACATTAGGAGAAGGTATTAAGCATACAATAAATATTTTTGGACTTAACATAGGAATGGTTGGTTATCAAGGAACAGTACTGCCTATACTTATATCTGTATGGGTTATGAGTTACATTGAAAAAGGACTTAGAAAAATAGTTCCAGAAGCATTAGATATTTTATTAACTCCGTTTTTAACTTTAATGATAACAGGCTTCTTTGCAATGGTTGTTATAGGACCAGGAGGAAGATTTGTAGGTGATGAGATATCATTAGGACTTCAAACTTTATATAATACAACGGGTTTCTTCTCAGGAGTATTATTTGGTGGACTATATTCATTAATTGTTATAACTGGAATTCATCACAGTTTTCATGCTATTGAGGCAGGACTTCTTGCAAACCCTGCAATACACAAGAACTTCCTTTTACCAATATGGTCTATGGCAAATGTAGCTCAAGGAGGAGCTGCTCTTGCAGTTTACTTTAAAACTAGAGATAAGAAAATGAAATCAATAGCAGCACCAGCGTCCTTCTCTTGCCTTTTAGGTATAACAGAGCCAGCAATTTTTGGTGTTAACCTTAGATATACTAAGCCTTTTATTGCAGGAGCACTAGGAGGAGCAATAGGCGGAGGTTATATAGTATTCACTAAAGTAGCAATGACAGCTGTTGGCGTAACAGGAATACCAGGTATTGCAATAGTAAAACAAGGTTCTTTCTTAAATTATATTATAGCCATGATTTTAGCTTTTGGTGGAGCGTTTATAATAGCTATGGTTCTTGGAATAAAGGAAGAAATTACAGAAGAGGATTTAAACAAGGAAACTGTTAATAAAGATATAAAAGTAGAAGAGGTAGAAAGTGTAGTATCACCTGTTAATGGAAAAGTAGTTTTACTTAAAAATGTTCCAGATAAGACTTTTGCAGAAGGTTTAATTGGCGATGGAATTGGAGTAGATCCAGAGGATGGAGAAGTTGTTTCACCAATAGATGGAACTGTGGTTCATGTATTTGAAACTAAGCATGCTATTGCTATGAAAAGTAAAAATGGAGTTGAAATGCTTATTCATATAGGTATAGATACTGTTAAGATGGAAGGTAACGGGTTTAAGAGCTTTATTAACGATGGTGAAGAGGTTAAAAAAGGTGATAAATTAATTCAGTTTGATCTTGATTTAGTAAAGGAGAAGGCTGTATCACCAATAGTGCTAACCATAGTGACAAATCATGAGGATATGGGATTTGTAAATAGCGAAAAAATAGATGGAAAACAATTAAGACAGAAGGACGAAATTTTAAAGATTGGAATAAAGTAA
- a CDS encoding CPBP family intramembrane glutamic endopeptidase — MNKKLSFGQRYSKLRSGYKIVICFLLIMIAIILFEILTHGYKRNYGGQYPQEVAFILIPIILWKYVEKKSLQSMGFTKGKGSILSFVLGLVFGAVSMTAVFILLLATRNAVFLGNIINPNITNQTLKDLILFILVGFAEEIFLRGYCLRSISERNKKITAAIITSLLFSVLHALNPNVTAVFFVNVVLIGMLFSYMTFKFNIWLPIGFHIMWDYFEGNVWGFPDSGMIVKGIYNIKILGSNVINGGLVGPEGGLIVTFITLVGFLIIFLSKNNKAA, encoded by the coding sequence ATGAATAAGAAATTGAGTTTTGGTCAAAGGTATTCAAAGCTTAGAAGTGGTTACAAAATTGTGATTTGTTTTTTACTCATCATGATAGCAATTATTCTTTTTGAGATATTGACGCATGGGTATAAAAGAAATTATGGAGGACAGTATCCACAAGAAGTAGCATTTATTTTAATTCCAATTATATTATGGAAGTATGTTGAAAAAAAATCTCTTCAAAGTATGGGATTTACTAAGGGAAAGGGTTCAATATTAAGTTTTGTATTAGGCCTGGTTTTTGGAGCAGTTTCTATGACTGCTGTTTTTATTCTACTATTGGCTACTAGGAACGCTGTGTTTTTAGGAAATATAATAAATCCTAATATTACCAATCAAACATTAAAGGATTTAATATTATTTATTTTAGTGGGGTTTGCTGAAGAGATTTTTTTAAGGGGATATTGTTTAAGAAGTATTTCGGAAAGGAATAAAAAAATTACAGCGGCAATAATAACATCTTTGTTATTTTCGGTACTTCATGCATTAAACCCAAATGTGACAGCTGTGTTTTTTGTTAATGTAGTTTTAATAGGAATGCTTTTTTCATACATGACTTTTAAATTTAATATATGGCTTCCAATAGGTTTCCATATTATGTGGGATTATTTTGAAGGTAACGTATGGGGATTTCCGGATAGTGGTATGATAGTTAAGGGAATTTACAACATAAAGATTTTAGGCAGCAATGTTATTAATGGTGGCTTAGTAGGACCAGAAGGAGGACTAATAGTAACGTTTATTACGTTAGTTGGATTTCTTATTATATTTTTATCAAAGAATAATAAAGCTGCGTAA
- a CDS encoding carbohydrate ABC transporter permease, with product MQRVQKQVLKRERILGNKFSLTSGKEAFLYMLPCLIIFLAFTYYPFFKTIYLSFFNMNAEGKIAGFAGISNYLNLIKSESFLNTLVVTFKFVLMTVVPSIFIGLLMALITNNKLKFKGLFTTMYAMPMAVSSSSAAIIWLLLFNPSIGMINYLLRLKINWFTSSAWGIVALTIVNVWLNAGVNYIFINAGLKNIPKELYESAYVDGAGYFTILKKIIIPCLSPTLFFVTVITVINTFQTFGTVNIMTSGGPSESTNLIVFSIYRNAFFNNKLGTASAESVILFLIMLAVTLFQFKYEKSKVFYN from the coding sequence TTGCAAAGAGTTCAAAAACAAGTCCTTAAAAGAGAACGCATATTGGGGAATAAGTTTTCTCTTACTAGTGGCAAAGAGGCATTTTTGTATATGCTTCCATGCCTAATTATATTTTTAGCATTCACGTACTATCCATTTTTTAAAACTATATACTTGAGTTTTTTTAATATGAATGCGGAAGGCAAAATAGCAGGTTTTGCGGGGATTTCAAATTATTTAAATTTGATAAAGTCTGAAAGTTTTTTAAACACTTTGGTTGTGACATTTAAGTTTGTACTCATGACTGTAGTACCATCAATTTTTATAGGGCTACTTATGGCATTGATAACAAACAATAAGTTAAAGTTTAAAGGCCTATTTACAACGATGTATGCTATGCCTATGGCTGTGTCATCGTCATCCGCTGCAATAATATGGCTTTTACTTTTCAATCCAAGCATAGGAATGATAAATTATCTTTTGCGCTTAAAAATAAATTGGTTTACCAGTTCAGCATGGGGAATTGTTGCTCTGACAATTGTAAATGTATGGTTGAATGCTGGAGTGAATTATATATTTATAAATGCTGGACTTAAAAATATTCCTAAAGAATTATATGAGAGTGCATATGTTGACGGAGCGGGGTATTTTACCATATTAAAAAAGATAATAATTCCTTGTCTTTCTCCAACTCTTTTCTTTGTTACTGTAATAACAGTAATAAATACATTTCAAACCTTTGGTACAGTAAATATAATGACATCGGGAGGACCTTCAGAGTCTACCAATCTTATTGTATTTTCAATATATAGAAACGCTTTTTTTAATAACAAGCTTGGCACTGCTAGTGCTGAATCAGTAATATTGTTTTTGATAATGTTGGCAGTAACTTTATTTCAGTTTAAGTATGAGAAAAGTAAGGTGTTTTATAATTAG
- a CDS encoding carbohydrate kinase family protein, which translates to MNNVLCIGELLIDFICSDIDTTLSKGENFKKKAGGAPANVTAAISKLGGSASFLGKVGNDPFGHFLKETLDEVKVDTSMLIMDNNSSTTLAFVSLQANGERDFVFNRGADGLLRYDEINLDKVYSNKIIHFGSATALLGGEMTDTYLKIMEEAKKRGIIISFDPNYRDNLWENRTEEFIAISRKCIELADFVKLSDEELKIISGEKNIKNGVKLLASNNKVIAVTLGKEGTMISNGEEVEIIESIKIKSIDSTGAGDAFVGAFLYKLSEALEARDILSDFNKIKENVRFANKVGAIVCTKLGAISSLPSLSEVEGD; encoded by the coding sequence ATGAATAATGTTTTATGTATAGGAGAACTTTTAATCGATTTTATATGTTCTGATATAGATACAACTCTTTCTAAAGGAGAAAACTTTAAGAAGAAGGCAGGAGGGGCACCTGCAAATGTAACGGCAGCAATTTCAAAGCTTGGAGGAAGTGCGTCTTTTTTAGGTAAGGTTGGGAATGATCCCTTTGGACATTTTTTGAAAGAGACTTTAGATGAAGTTAAGGTAGATACATCAATGCTTATTATGGATAACAACTCAAGTACTACTCTTGCATTTGTGTCACTTCAGGCAAATGGTGAAAGAGATTTTGTCTTTAATAGGGGAGCAGATGGTCTTTTAAGATATGATGAAATAAATTTAGATAAAGTTTACTCAAATAAAATAATTCACTTTGGTTCCGCAACTGCTTTATTAGGTGGAGAAATGACAGACACTTACTTAAAGATAATGGAGGAAGCGAAGAAAAGGGGAATAATTATATCCTTTGATCCAAACTACAGAGATAATCTTTGGGAAAACAGAACAGAAGAGTTTATAGCTATTTCACGTAAGTGCATTGAACTTGCTGATTTTGTGAAATTAAGTGACGAGGAATTAAAAATTATATCTGGAGAGAAAAATATAAAAAATGGAGTAAAGCTTTTAGCTTCAAATAACAAGGTTATTGCTGTAACTTTAGGAAAAGAGGGTACTATGATTTCAAATGGAGAAGAAGTTGAAATCATAGAGAGTATAAAAATAAAATCTATAGATTCTACCGGAGCAGGAGATGCATTTGTGGGAGCATTTCTTTATAAATTGTCAGAGGCATTAGAGGCAAGAGATATTTTAAGTGACTTTAATAAAATCAAGGAAAATGTTCGCTTTGCAAATAAGGTTGGTGCAATTGTGTGTACAAAGCTTGGTGCTATAAGTTCTCTTCCTAGTTTAAGTGAAGTTGAAGGTGATTAG
- a CDS encoding ECF transporter S component yields MSHDTKKLARAALLLAIAIVFQFIGKNFPDSQVFVGPAVNAILILSAFICGTGLGVMVGVFTPLLASLLGQLNPMLGPFIPFVMIGNAIYILCFGLLKNKDIILSYIGIIVAAILKFAFLDVSATKLVGMLHIVPSGNKGHLFNKLLLKSMTIPQLITGLIGGLIAVIIISILRKNKILDQN; encoded by the coding sequence ATGAGTCATGATACTAAAAAACTAGCAAGAGCAGCTCTACTTCTTGCAATTGCAATTGTATTTCAATTTATAGGTAAAAACTTTCCAGATAGTCAGGTATTTGTTGGACCTGCTGTAAATGCCATATTAATATTATCTGCTTTCATTTGTGGAACTGGTCTAGGAGTAATGGTGGGAGTATTTACACCTCTTTTAGCCTCCTTACTAGGACAGCTAAATCCAATGCTCGGACCTTTTATTCCTTTTGTAATGATAGGAAATGCTATTTATATTCTTTGCTTCGGATTACTTAAGAATAAAGACATAATTTTAAGCTATATAGGAATTATAGTTGCTGCTATTCTAAAGTTTGCATTTTTAGATGTATCAGCTACAAAGTTAGTAGGTATGTTACATATTGTACCTAGTGGAAACAAAGGTCATCTATTTAACAAACTTTTACTTAAGTCTATGACTATTCCTCAGTTAATAACCGGCTTAATTGGAGGCCTCATAGCAGTAATTATAATAAGTATTTTACGAAAAAACAAAATTTTAGATCAAAATTAA
- a CDS encoding AraC family transcriptional regulator — protein MNWIGDMNNALRYVEENLERNIESGEVANAAHMSKFYFLRIFKILTGMTLGDYIRERKLSLATKDIVSTNQKIIDISYKYGYETPEAFTKAFKRLNGISPTEARKSKNNLKAIPPLSFQVIVKGEENMNYKIETKKSFKIAGVSKRISTKEGNNFKIIPEFWDEVKKSGQCEIIEKNAGKLGVMGVCTNFDCEYQEFDYLIAVEGDKIEGLDNYVVIEVPELSFAVFESIGPMPDALQDVTRRIFSEWFPATKYEEAEGPEIEVYLPGNPQDKDYRAEIWVPVVEKRK, from the coding sequence ATGAACTGGATAGGCGATATGAATAATGCACTTAGATATGTTGAGGAAAACCTCGAAAGAAATATTGAATCAGGAGAAGTGGCAAATGCTGCTCATATGTCAAAGTTTTATTTTTTAAGGATATTTAAAATTTTGACAGGGATGACCCTCGGGGACTATATAAGAGAAAGAAAGCTAAGCTTAGCAACTAAGGATATAGTGTCCACTAATCAAAAAATAATAGATATATCCTATAAATATGGGTATGAGACGCCGGAAGCCTTTACAAAGGCATTTAAAAGACTTAATGGAATATCGCCAACAGAGGCTAGAAAAAGTAAAAATAATTTGAAAGCTATACCACCGCTATCCTTTCAAGTAATTGTAAAGGGAGAAGAAAACATGAATTATAAGATTGAAACTAAAAAAAGCTTTAAAATAGCGGGGGTTTCTAAGAGAATCTCCACTAAAGAAGGTAACAACTTTAAGATAATACCTGAGTTTTGGGATGAGGTAAAAAAAAGTGGACAGTGTGAAATTATTGAAAAAAACGCAGGAAAGTTAGGTGTCATGGGAGTCTGCACTAATTTTGATTGTGAGTATCAAGAGTTTGATTATCTAATAGCAGTTGAAGGAGATAAGATAGAGGGTTTAGATAATTATGTAGTTATTGAAGTGCCTGAATTATCATTTGCAGTATTTGAAAGTATAGGACCAATGCCTGATGCCCTTCAAGATGTAACCAGAAGGATATTTTCAGAGTGGTTTCCAGCTACAAAGTATGAAGAAGCAGAAGGACCTGAAATTGAAGTTTATCTTCCAGGAAATCCACAGGATAAAGATTATAGAGCAGAAATATGGGTTCCGGTGGTAGAAAAAAGAAAATAG